A window of Aptenodytes patagonicus chromosome 1, bAptPat1.pri.cur, whole genome shotgun sequence genomic DNA:
GAGTGGGTAGAAGAGGCGGTACGTGTGAAATAACTGGAAGGGCTGTGTCAGAATATTTAAAGCATGCTTCCACTGATCAGGCTGTACATGtaggcagaggagaaggaagaatctAGCTTAAATACGAGAAAGACGTAATTTCAGATTTCTACACTGCTTGACTCTTAACTTCACATAAAGAgttagaggaaataaaaatcttattCATGATTAGATGGAAGAGGTATAGTTTTGAAATACCTTTGGCTGTAAAACAAAGAAGTATCCTGTTCCTTTTGCTCGGCAGACCAGCTTGCATCTGTCTTTTGGAGAGACACCGGCAAACTTGGGCGTCCACTCCACTGCGGGTCCGCTTCCAAAGGGAGACTTGGAAAACTCGTTGTGCTTTTCACATTGTTCCTCCCTAAAGGTTttgcctgcaggcagaggaaagacAGGTGGACATTAGATCATCTTCTGTACATGCTCCTCCTCCACAAGATACCCTTCCTCCGCctcaaaaatggggaaaagattACCGTCATTGTCCGGACAGTCCTCGATGTTACATGATCTGTATTGCACCCGCTTCCCTTCACAGTATTTCCCCCCGTTCCTCGGGACGGGGTTGTCGCACTCCCTGAAGGAGTACTGCACTCCACCGCCGCAGGTCCGGGAGCACTCTCCCCatgccccccatgccccccagcTCCCATGCACCGGTGTCTGGAATGAcaagcaaaagcagaacaaaaaagttaatacagtaaaagcaaagcaaaaccaaaccacaaaaaccacAACCGTGCTCATTTTTACCTAAgccacttgcaaaaaaaaaagctccaggtTTGTTTTATTAGCTATCTGCCGCCATTTATTCAAGCCCTTTTAACTGATCGCTCCCACTGAAGCATTATCTGTGCTACTCTGCAACCCAGGATATATTCCGATTTCTCTTTTAATACTTACATCATAATGCTTCTTCTCAGTTTTATTCACACACTTGCCATTCATGCACCACTTCCCTTCCCCGCAACTGGTGCCGTCTGCCCAAGGGAAGTGTTTGGTTTGGCACACGAGCAGTCCTCCAGAAGTGCCAGTACACCACAGCGTCGTACACGTACTGGCTGCATCGGGGCAGTGCTTGGACTCATCTCCAAATGTAAACTGGCACTGTCTGTTGGCGTCGTACAACGTGCCAGGCAAGTCAGAAGGAAGCTGGATTGGTTTGTGGGGCTTGTCCAACAAACACTcacctgaaaaggaagaaaaaagaaaaaaaaaaaagcagacgaTGCTGTCAGTGAGGTCggtttccaaagggaaaaatgtatttccatctCTGGAACTGCATTTGCTTTGTAACATAAGTCTTTGAGCCAATTTGTGCCACCGTTTTTGTAGAACTAAGGGTCTTCTAAATTCATTTGCAGGACGTAAAAGGTTAATCCTATGCTGTAGCAGAAAGCACtctgttaagaaagaaaaaaaaaaagcaaagcagcccaACACAAGAGCTTAAACGCCACATGAATGGAAAGCCTAATAATCTTACCATGACCGTTATCCAAAAACGTTGTAATCATGTAGGCACTGCATGGAGACCAAGGCTGGCTGCGATCCAGATTGGAAAGCATAGATGCCATCATGTGGAAATCCCGGCTTATGCCATTAATACCAGCACACTGCTTTGCATCGTCATGAGGCATGTTAAACAcgtggccttaaaaaaaaaaagaaggaaagtgtgGGATTTTAGGAAGTCTGTCCTATGCATTACCAATACTATATTAAATATTACTCTAGAGCTGCTCATAGCCTGGTCTTTAAGTAATAGCCTGAATCTGAGTACTGCCAAACTTTAAGCAGATGGCACTGTATCTTCGCTCCCCTCACAGGCTTCTCACATGCTTTTTTTCTGCAATCGGTCAAGTACACAGCTCCTGCAGACAATGCCGTGCAGATCGGATTTGCTTTCAACCCTGTTCAACCCTGCTACATGGCAAAGCTTTGCCTCCTCCGGACTGCACCGGGCAGCGCAGGGTGCTCCGTGCCCCTCAGGGCGGGCCTGTGGTGCCGTCTGGGCAGCTCTTTGCTTTACGGCATCGAGCTGGCTTCAATTAATCACGTGAAATCGCCTTTCAAAGTTTCGAGTACCTAGTTCGTGGGCTGTTGTAAAGGCAGCCTGTAAACCATCGTCTTCTATGATAGAGCAACTGCGGTTTAGATCACAAACTGTTCCCACATCAGCCATCCCAAGAGTATCACATGTCTTGGCACCGCAGAGGTCCTgtaaaaaaaggcagtttcatTATTAATCAGATCAGAGACTTAACCTTGGCAAGAAACATCCAGCCCTGGCAGTTTGCCTTTACTTATGGAAAGAGCATAAATACTCAGCACTTCAATGGGTATGATGGCAAAAATCTGTCTTTGGAACATACACAAGGGTTACACGTAGAAATAAAACGCATAATTTCCATACTAAATCTGCTAAAAATATATGAGGCAGAAATACGTTGCACATGCTGTGAGTTTCACCTGAGACGGCGCAAACAGCAAAATAAACGACTAACTAAAAAGCAGTTCATTTCATTTTTAGCCTACTTTGCTGAAGCTGTGATGACACAAGACCGCCTCTGAACACTTTTTTGGAGGTCTCCTGGCAGAGGGGGTCTCCGGGGGTAGGGAGCAATGGGCGTGGGGATGGATTTGACCTCTGTGTCCCTCACCTGCCTGGTGAAGAGGATTGCCGTGTCGTAGTGTTCGGCGTGCCGGTCACTGGGCGGgttgtgctgcttctgccagctgcAGAAGTTTCTCAAAGTCAGGGCTGCATTGGAAGAGATATCGGGTCCCTTCCGCTCCTCGTAAATGACCATGATTTTCACCACCACGAGGCTGATGGAGTTGCGGATGCTGGGGTGCTTGTACAGCTTGGCCGCCACGGAGAGCAGCGTCAGGAGATAGTGCTTCAGCCCGCTGCCGTGGAACTCGGCCATGGACTGGTCGGCTACCAGCATGGTCTCCACATAGCGGGGGCTGGACACgaaccttttcttccttctgcttctcgtttctacattaaaaagagagagggagagggagggaaagcgCAGGTTAGCACAACAAGAGAAACACCGCTGCAAGAGACCACCGTAAGGAACCCAAAACCCACCGATACTCCAGATTTGCACCTAAGGGGTGTACCCCACGGCGCCGCGCCCGGCTCCCGCCCCCAAACTTCGGCAGCCTCGGCTGAATAACCCCCCTGAGTCGCCGCCGGGCAGAGGGGCGATACCCGGACCCGCATCTAGGCGGgagcagccccccgccgcccctcgggGTGGGGATGAGGCGGAAGCACCGGCCGGGGCCCCGCCGTCAGCCCCCttcggggcgggggcgcgggtgGGCGCAGGTTGAGGCAGatccccccctctcctcccctccccgtccccgcggagggcggcgcggcgccccggCCGTACCTGCGTGCCCGGcgggctccggccccgccgcctccgcctccgccccCGTCTCGGCCACGGCgcagcgggcggcgggggcggcccgcaGGGTCCCGCGGAGGCGGAGGAGGTGGGCGCCGCGGCGGTGCGCGGTGCCGGGGGCCGGCTGGATGAGGTACTGGCGGCCCCGCAGGGAGAAGGCGCCGCGCATCCCCGCGCAGAGGCTGAGGGCGGCGGCGGAGCTGGGGTCCCGGTTGACGGTGCCGGAGTAGAAGCAGCGGGAGAGGTCGtcctccggcggcggcggcggcccgcccAGGTACTGCAGGGTGAAGTCCGGGGCCAGGAAGCTGCTGTCGGGCTCCAGCTCCAGCGTCAGCCGCTCCCCGAAGGCCTCCAGGCGGAAGCGCTCCCGGCCGCCGGCAGCGCCCAGGCGCCGCGGCACCACCAGCGCCTGCCGCTCGGCGGGGCGCTCGGCgctgcacagccccagcagcgccgccagcaccggcaccagcaccggcacggGCAGGCGCCCCCCGGTCCTCATCGCGGCCGCCGAGCTCGGGGCGGGGGAGGCTTGCTGCTGCGGCCGCTGGCTCGGCGGagccctttttatttctttatttgtttttatatatatatatatatagtttggATTTTTTGCTTTCAGGTTTTGGGGGTCTCTTAGTTTCTCTCTGttgggcggggaggggcgggcgggcgccgggtCCCGCGGTCACTGCAGAGGCGGCGTCGGCTTCCCCAtggccggggcgcggcggcagGGAGTGAGGGTCTGCCAGGGGAGCAGCCGTTCCCCCCGTCTGTCTCTCCGTCTGTCGGTCCTCTTTCTCTCGCTGCCGTTCCTCCTTCCCGCCGCCTCCTCAGCGCTCCTCAGCAGCAGCGGTCGGGGAGAAAGCTCCGGCGAGTCTCCGCTCGCCCCTCCGGCAGCCCCGGGACGGTCTCGcctgcacttccacagccccgcggggcgggggtaGGCGAGCGCCGAGAAGCCTCCCGTCCTTGCAGAGCGGAGCAGAAAACGGAGCGAACGCCACCCCCGGCCCTCCGCGCCAGGCCGGCCGGGCCCCCTCCGCTGCGGTCCGGGCGCCTCCGCCGTGCGGGGTGACTGCGGCAGCCGGGGCGGCCGTTGCCGCCCTTTATGGGGTTTGCCCGGGCCGCCCCCAcccccggcgcggcccgccgccccccgccgcgccgcccctcgGCCCCGGGCCGCTGAGCTCACTGCGTGCGTAACGCGGCCgcgggcggcccccgcccccccttcccttcccttcccccccaccgcccccgacggggcgggacggggcgcggcgcggcgcggcgggcagaGCCCGGGGTCGGCCCTTGGctgccgggcgcggggcgggctgcgcactgccgcggcgcggccccttcccccgcccccgcggctccccctccccggggcccgcccggcggcgggggtgTCCTTCAGCCCCGGTCCCCGCGGGCAGCCGGGCTCGGCCCGGGATCTGTGCGGGCCGGGAGGGGTGCGCCGCCGTCGCCCCCGCCCCTGCCGTCAGCCCGCGCTCCGCTGCGCCGCGCTCCGCGGGGGCGCACGTCGCTCGCTGGAGCGCCTGgacgggccgtgcgcggccgccgGCCGGGGGCTGGGGTCTCCGCCCGGGGCTGGGGAGCGGCAGGTGGACGGCccggagctgctgggggggggagggggggagatcCCTGGTCGTGTTCGtggtttttgcttttctcttttttttttttttttttttttttgaaagcaattCTTGCCCTTTGACGGCCCTGATAGCTACAGCCAGCGGTGCACCTGTACTTCTGGGAAATGGTTCCTTTTCAATCACTTAAACAGCGGCATTTGCGTAGGTGCAGCCAATATGTTCCTTTGAAGCCACAACCAACCATAGTGGTACGGCTAATCCTCTTGAATCTTTATATGCAACACGCATGCGATGTGCGCAGCCCGAGTAATGCTGCCTTCTTGTTGAGGCCTTTTTGGAGGATGAGGGCGAAGAAGTGGTGAGCAAATGCGTGAATGAAAACCGAAGCAGCGTACCTGTTGGTGACAGCTCCTGGACTTCCAAATTAAACAAAAGATGCTTCAGTGTCAGTCGACACTGCGTTTTACACAAGCGTAAATCTCAGAGGCTGAAAACAGAAGTAGCAAAGTATATCATCCTTGTGACAGAGCGAACATTTCTAAAATTCTCGGTATCCACTGTTCTCTTAGGATGGAGTGTCCCATTCATGCCACTAAACCTAAACCGAAGGGTTTTCTTTCCAATTTAAACCATGTCAGATAAACTTGGAGCCACGCTTCTGTGTCAATCGCACAGTCCGATCGCCTGCTACGTTCCAGTAATGCATTTATTTCCCATGGTGTTCTGTAAACCATACAAGCGTAGAAACACACTTTTTTTGAAGCTGTgcaaaaaacatctgaaaagatgAACCCAATTTTCCAGTTCCTTATTCCACAAAAGTGCTGTTGTGCAACATAGTGATGAGCAAAACCAGAACTGGGCCTCAAATGAGGGATTTTCCTTGGTATACAGCAGGAAATGCTGGACTTTTTGAGCAGAGACTTGGCTTTGAGAGGCTGCGACTGCTGCCCATCAGTAAGTTAGGAGCGGAAATACCCATTCAGTTACAACAGAGGCCTAATTTTTTGCTCTAGTCGGAGAGGCGTGCCAATCTCTAGCCTTATCTTTGAGATCGGGTAACGTGT
This region includes:
- the ADAMTS1 gene encoding A disintegrin and metalloproteinase with thrombospondin motifs 1 — encoded protein: MRTGGRLPVPVLVPVLAALLGLCSAERPAERQALVVPRRLGAAGGRERFRLEAFGERLTLELEPDSSFLAPDFTLQYLGGPPPPPEDDLSRCFYSGTVNRDPSSAAALSLCAGMRGAFSLRGRQYLIQPAPGTAHRRGAHLLRLRGTLRAAPAARCAVAETGAEAEAAGPEPAGHAETRSRRKKRFVSSPRYVETMLVADQSMAEFHGSGLKHYLLTLLSVAAKLYKHPSIRNSISLVVVKIMVIYEERKGPDISSNAALTLRNFCSWQKQHNPPSDRHAEHYDTAILFTRQDLCGAKTCDTLGMADVGTVCDLNRSCSIIEDDGLQAAFTTAHELGHVFNMPHDDAKQCAGINGISRDFHMMASMLSNLDRSQPWSPCSAYMITTFLDNGHGECLLDKPHKPIQLPSDLPGTLYDANRQCQFTFGDESKHCPDAASTCTTLWCTGTSGGLLVCQTKHFPWADGTSCGEGKWCMNGKCVNKTEKKHYDTPVHGSWGAWGAWGECSRTCGGGVQYSFRECDNPVPRNGGKYCEGKRVQYRSCNIEDCPDNDGKTFREEQCEKHNEFSKSPFGSGPAVEWTPKFAGVSPKDRCKLVCRAKGTGYFFVLQPKVVDGTPCSPDSTSVCVQGQCVKAGCDRMIGSNKKFDKCGICGGNGSTCKKVSGTLVRAKPGYHDVVTIPAGATNIEVKQRNHRGARHDGSFLAIKAADGTYVLNGDYTLSTLEQDITYKGSVLRYSGSSAALERIRSFSPLKEPLTIQVLTVGDLPQPKIKFTYFVKKPPQSGLEKAPSRKKESFNAIREIISSEWVIEEWGECSKSCGSGWQRRAVECRDPRGRPAADCAQELKPSDVRPCADMPCPQWQLGDWSPCSKTCGKGFKKRLLKCISYDGSVLPQESCEPSKKPKHLIDFCNVTDCS